The stretch of DNA gaaagaagagagctcAAGGGGGACAAAGCTGAccggaaagaacgcgagaccAAACGAAccaggagaggacgaagtgCTCTTTTCGCCTTGTTCTCAAAGTGAAGGTTCACCCATCGTCAGCGAGGAGTCAAatgagggagacgagagagagaaggaagaagaggaaggcaaccCTGAGTTTGTGCTTCTTGAAGGTGAGGTGCGGGCACAGGCAGGAAAGCCCTCCCATCTCTAGTCAACCCCTCTCTtatgtctctttcttctcttcttctctcttcgtcccttttcttctccgtgtccGTTCATCCTACAAAGCGACACCCGCACCTCCCTTCGTCGGCAGCCGCGTGTGCCCCGTTTGCCGGccccttccctccctctctgtccctgtctcttttctctcacttTCAACTCTTGTTccttccatctctctctcctttctcttctctccaccttccgTTTCTGgtctgccgtctctgtccctgTTCCGCCGTTTGCGTTCACTgccctcttctgtctcctcccgctgCGTGGCGTTCCCTCGAACCTTGCTCGCCGGTTCCTCGGCGTTTGCGCCTtcccgcttttcttttcagatCGGTCGTCGGCGTGGTCTCCAACCGACGGAGACGTTCTCGTCTGCGCTCGCCAGCTgggcttcgtcttcccccaggacgcgcctttccttcccctcgcccGAGAGTGCCTGAAGGCGCCGCTTCCCTCGCCCTGGGTCGCCTGCCAGAGCAGGCGCGACGGGgcggttttcttctgcaaCCTCGCGACGAAACAGAGCACGTGGGAGAACCCCGTCGACGCGGTTTTCCGAGAGAAGCTCGCGGCTGCGCGTTCTCAGCGCTGTGGAGTCGGAGACTCGGCGAGCGACGCCCTGTGTGCGTCTCCACGAGACGTGACGGCGGCAGATCCAGAGAGAGCAGCTCAACTCGTcgcgaaagagcgagagaacgaggcatTCCACGAGAGCCTCCAGCTGGTGCTcccggaggagacagcccgtcaggaaggcgaagagacggaaagctGGGACGCTGCTTCCGAGGCGGACGTCACcgatggagagaaacaggaacaAGGCGACAGGCTCGCGCTCAGATGGAACGGAGACCTTTTGGCCGAACGTGGTGACGCAAACAATGGCGACCACAGAGAAGCGCTCAAGTTTTTCGCACCTTTcgaaggagcgcgagaagaaggggagatgACGGATGAGAGTCGgctgccgcctcggccgcttTTCGCGACGAGAGGCCCAGAACACTTCgaaggccgcgaaggcgagaagcacagaagacgagagacaaaaggcgGCGCCAAGAACTCGGAGCACGCaaggaagcgcgaagaacgttttttcctcttcgagGAAGACTTGGGGAGCGAGgttgaagaaggcgaggttGCGCCTATCTCTgtgccgcgtcttctttcggaAGATGGCGAAAAgccgcgttctccctcgtcttcacGTGCTTCGTCGCGTTCTCAGGCTTCTCCAggctctccgtttccttctcttcctgggCTGTCTTCCGGCGTGGGCCCTGCTGAGCTCTCCTGCCCAGACAGCCCAATTCCGCCGAAtgcgagcgcggcgagagagtcgcgaaACGCACGAAACCGGAGCACCccgcaggcggagacgcctgcggggaaaacgaaagacaaCCATgattcgtcttctctctgcaatTCCGAAACGGTGGCCAATGAAGAGATAAAGCCGGAAGTCGAAGCGAACGCGCCAGAGGGCGACCGCACCGGACAGCAGAGACTCGCGATCGCTttggaggcgaaagaggaaaagacatcGGAAAACGAAGCCGCCGCTGGACCCGCCGCTGAAgtgagagacagccgagacggagaagtTCTCGACGCGCTTCTTGGGACACCCTTAGCTGCTCTAGATGCTCAGTGCTGGCGAgcaagacggaaaagaaggcctCTCAGCGTCAGAGCGTCAGACACGGAGTCTGGGCGAGTGTGGTCCTCTGGACACACCGTATCTCCGCGGTCTAGCTGCACGTCGCATGTttgttcgtctcctccctcgtcgtGCTCTGTTTGTTCCTCCCCGCACGcatctgcttcgcctgcgagttcttccttcttctcccccttgaTAGGCCTGAGCCCTCGGGGCCTGGAGAGAGTTGAGGTGGCCGCGCGACTCGGCGAGACAAAAGGTGAACTCGATGGCGACCGAGagtttctcgcgcctctctcgaaCGCACATCAACCCGCAACTCCGCCTGCAGCTTCGGGCTGTTCCTCCTCGGATgtttcggccttcttcgACTCTTCAccgtgttcttctctccctaGAAGAAACTCGGcgggggaggcagagagggagaatgCGCGCATTCGAGTGTGTTCAGCAGGCGCGGAGAAgccgggaaaaggcgaggccgaagtCAGACGGGAAGAGGCCGCGAGCGCCTGTCAGTCTCGCGAAGAGCGTGAAGGGGatgtcctttttcttctcgaagACGTGGAGGAAACTGCGGAgggccgagaaggagaagacggcggggacCCGCCCCGCGTTCGTCCcaaaagagaacgcgactTTGCCCTCCCCGCCATTCTGTCGCCTCTGGGGCGTTCAGTTTCCCCCCGCGCTTCTGCGTCTGGCGCCTGGTGTCCatcgtcttccgcctcttgtCGGGAGGGGCCGTGGCATATCCTGCGAAGCATGCTCGGCTCGCCTCAGATCCCAATCCTCACCGTGGCTTCGCGCGTTGCTTCTCGAACTGTCTCGGCTGTCAATTCGCAGCCCGCGACTCCGACGCAGGGCCATTCCTTTCCTGGCTCTttttcatcttcctcctcctcttcgtcttgttcttcttgttcctcctgttcttcttgtgcttcttgttcttcgtcttgttcttcttctgttccttcctcgtcgactgcctcttcctcttcctcgtcatcTTCTTCGGTCTCTTGTCCCTCTTgcgcctctgtttctgtctcgtgtttGTCTGGTGTCGGTGCGGGAGGGACTCGGGAGGGGAGAGGTGAAATCGCGTTCGTGCAGGAAGGAGAGCACAAAGGAGATGAAGGCGACGggaacgaaacggagaaacacCCCGAAGTCagggcggaaggcgaggaggggcGAGCCTcaggcgagacgggcgaggcgcgccaaGAGGCCAACGTCGGAAACGCCGGCGAAAAACACGGTGAAGAAGACCAAACTccacagagaagacgtggacgaaatggacaggagaaagagcgagaactGCTGGGGTGTATAGGCAAATTCGAAGCGGAGAGTGCGAACGGAACTcacgaacggagacagacacaaacgcctgcgtctcctgggAAGAGCCTGTTAAGGAGAAGCTCGGACCGAGAGGAGAGCTCctccagaggagacagcgatggtctggagacgcgcggagaCGTGGAGTCAGACGCAAGCAAGGAAACAGtgaaagaaaggcagaatGTCACGCTCCttgaagaagagggaatGGCGAGCAGCATCCTGGGACATctaggagagacagaagacgaggaagacgacggcgcgagaAACAGTCTTCTCACGAGTCGTCTCTTGGCCCCGGCCGCCGCGACGCGCGAGCATGCAGGCACCTGcagctttctcctttctcaaGCTcaagacgcgaaggaagagaggatcGGAGGTAGCAGAGAAGACATGCAAGGAGatgcgcgaggaagagccggcTGTGGAGAGGGACTGAAACGCGCACAGGAGAGgccgacaggagagaagacggagggaaaggaacagCAGCGACAtagcgacgaggacgggcgagaaggggagcACGGGCGGCCGAtcgaagacaggaaagaggagacgcgggacggggaagaggaaggagaaaacgctcAAGCATATGTGGAGAACGAGCCGCATGCGAGCGGGGAGAAGGAGCAAGACGGTGGAAACCGAGAAGGCCTCGATGAATTGCCGAGAGAACCTGGGAGGCCAGAACACGCGGTCGAGACGGAATCCTTTAAAGCAGAAAGTGAAACCGACGGAAAGGACACCAAGCGAGACGGAAGTGGAGAAGACCGACGGATACGCCAGGAAGCCTCTaggccgtcgtcctctctgcagcAGTCACATTTTTCTTCCCAGGCTTTCTCGTACCCCGACGAaggctctgcatgcagcttgGCCGATTGGATATCTTCGACAACTGACAAGGAAGCGCCCGCGGCAGCCCGAAGAAAGCGGGGAAGGGACGATCCATCAGCCTCACAGGCGACGCTTAGCGACGGTTTGCCTGCAGattttctgcctttttccgcCGTGGGGGAAGacgcttttccttctgctggTCTTGCTGGCACCGCCGATGGAGCGGCAGACGCCCCGCGAAGGAGACCGCAAGAGACGGCGTTCCGCTGTGCGTCGTCCTCCACGTTTGCCTCGCTCAGCTCTCTCCGAAGCCACGAGTGTCTCCAAAGCGAAGAGGACAGCGGTCGCTTCTCGATTccgcgttcgtcttctctctgggacggagcggagaagacgaacccTGAGGATCCGGTTTTGCCAGCGGCCCCTAGCCGTCTCAACGACGCCAAGATTCAGATGAAGATACATGCAGAAGAAGAACTTGAAGCAGATGCGAAGGGAGGGGAAATAAAAGTAGAAGACGGCGAGTCAGAAgaacacggagaagaagtACACgtcgacgaaaaagaaaaggcaggcaGAAAAGGCAACGAGATGACTGCGGTCTCTCGAGActgttctttttccgcgGCAACGCACCGAGGAGATCCGCCAGGTTTGGTGGGGAGCtttgaagaaagaaggctgcCGGCACTCAGCGAGGCTCAGACACGAGACGAGAGCAGGGCTCCCTTGAGTAGTCCCGTCGACGAAAGGGCGACTGGATCTCCTCTGTCGCATGCTCCATTTTCCCCACAGTCGCGCCTCAGCGAGAGCGCAGCTGgacgcgctgcagccgcttctTTGCTTTCCGCCGCTGAAtccgaagacgcgaaagcggCTGCGCGGGATCCTGGAAGGATGTGCGAACATCCAAAACACACGAATGATGAAGAGAATGAACATGGAAGCAAAACGGCAGAACCCGACAACTCTCCCGCTCGGTCTtcgtcggctgtctcttcttctgtttccgcgtcttctgcttcctcttcttctgtctcctcttgttgcgtcgcttcttctgtttccgaGACGAGCGAGTCTTTTgggaagacggcgcacgTAAAGGCTACCGTGTTtgagcgagaaaggcagatTGCTGCTCAGCAGAAAGACGAGGTGGAGAGGCGACTGGCGGGCGAACTGCGTCGGGCAAAACGCGAACTGGCTGCggctctgcgtcgtcgccgagagcaggaagaaagtCACGCCCGGCAGTTGTCTCGTCTTGCAGCGCGAGACGCTGAGTTGAAACGCGAAGCCGAAGAGACCAAAGCTGAGCTTGCACGCGTTCTGAGAGAAcaggcaaaaagagaagaccaAGAAGAGCAGGGGCGacggggaaacgaagacaaTGTGGacgggaagagcgaggcgggtTGTCGCCAGAGGCATGGTCGAGGGTGCGATTCAGTGGGCGAGGAAACAAGCGCTGGATCGCGGAAAACGGCAGTGAGAGGGAGATCCGTGTCGGCAGAAGGGAACGAAGATGAAACGAAAGAAgtctcgaggagagagaaacgggaaacgcgcagaggaGACCGTATCCCCCTTGGTAAGTCGTTTGAacgggagacaaaacgcgtcGCCGACAGGCAGgctctgcagagagaaagcgggaagaaaggacgagacTCTCCGAGAGGGAGTGGGGCGGACAGGGGAGAGTCTCCGTTTGAAACAGAAGACCGACCAGACGCAGACAGAGCAGCTTGCGGGGCCGCTTCTCCAGCGgccgagaaagggaaggaagagaatgGCGCAAACCAGCGGGACAAGCCTCTGAGTTGGTTTGCAGCCGccgcgagacaggaaagaaaggggacACGCGAGTTCGAAACCTCCGCAAAAAATGAGAGACGCGGAGCGTCGTTTCCTGAGTGGTGTTGTTTCTCGTgtgaagacacagaggaaagcgaggagcaTCCAGAAAGAACGACACCACCGGTGTCCGAGAAGGACGTGTCGTCTCCCTACGAAGGTCCAAGCAGTCGTTCCTCCGAAGCGCATGCCGTTTGCGAGAGCGGAGCGGCGatccgagagcgaggcgccgacgGCTTTAGCAATGCCGGAGAATTCGAGAAATACGTGAAAGCTGAATGGAGGGCGATCGCAaagcagcggcgcctcctGTCATCATGGCAACGAGAACTGGAGATGCACGAGACGCGGCTTCAAGAAGTCCAGCGTTCCTTGCAAGAAAGCGACAGTTTTTTGCGGTCCCGTCTCGTCGCGTTTCAActcgagacagccgaggccGAACGCAGCCGAAAGGCCCTCGAAacacagctgcatgcgcggcaaCTCGCCATCAGTGCCCGGCTTTCAGAGgtggaggcgcgcgaagcgGCAGtgaaacagcgagaggaagagggggacgCAAGGgacagacgcagagaggcagagaggatcGAGGACGAAGCAAGACGAGAGCGGGAACAGCGGGCGttcgaggagagacgagagacccagaggagagaagacgacgcgagaagagagagagagaagcgagagaaggaagcggcggaggcgagagcgaaggcggtcGGCGATCGGGAAGAAGAGTTGCAGCGGAAGTATCTTCAACTCGTGTCCTTCGAGCGGGAGATCCgagctcgagagacgcgtttcgcggaagacgagcagagaagacgagaagaagaagcggcggtCGCGGTTTTGAGGCAAGAGGCGGCGAGTCAGCAG from Neospora caninum Liverpool complete genome, chromosome XI encodes:
- a CDS encoding putative WW domain-containing protein, which codes for MGQAAGSAEGGPEAVVLPALRERKEKIRVKTVLEQAFGEELEELQTRRDTARKRVRWRHGDVEEGTRESKSEQEGRNEEYRKEESSRGTKLTGKNARPNEPGEDEVLFSPCSQSEGSPIVSEESNEGDEREKEEEEGNPEFVLLEDRSSAWSPTDGDVLVCARQLGFVFPQDAPFLPLARECLKAPLPSPWVACQSRRDGAVFFCNLATKQSTWENPVDAVFREKLAAARSQRCGVGDSASDALCASPRDVTAADPERAAQLVAKERENEAFHESLQLVLPEETARQEGEETESWDAASEADVTDGEKQEQGDRLALRWNGDLLAERGDANNGDHREALKFFAPFEGAREEGEMTDESRLPPRPLFATRGPEHFEGREGEKHRRRETKGGAKNSEHARKREERFFLFEEDLGSEVEEGEVAPISVPRLLSEDGEKPRSPSSSRASSRSQASPGSPFPSLPGLSSGVGPAELSCPDSPIPPNASAARESRNARNRSTPQAETPAGKTKDNHDSSSLCNSETVANEEIKPEVEANAPEGDRTGQQRLAIALEAKEEKTSENEAAAGPAAEVRDSRDGEVLDALLGTPLAALDAQCWRARRKRRPLSVRASDTESGRVWSSGHTVSPRSSCTSHVCSSPPSSCSVCSSPHASASPASSSFFSPLIGLSPRGLERVEVAARLGETKGELDGDREFLAPLSNAHQPATPPAASGCSSSDVSAFFDSSPCSSLPRRNSAGEAERENARIRVCSAGAEKPGKGEAEVRREEAASACQSREEREGDVLFLLEDVEETAEGREGEDGGDPPRVRPKRERDFALPAILSPLGRSVSPRASASGAWCPSSSASCREGPWHILRSMLGSPQIPILTVASRVASRTVSAVNSQPATPTQGHSFPGSFSSSSSSSSCSSCSSCSSCASCSSSCSSSVPSSSTASSSSSSSSSVSCPSCASVSVSCLSGVGAGGTREGRGEIAFVQEGEHKGDEGDGNETEKHPEVRAEGEEGRASGETGEARQEANVGNAGEKHGEEDQTPQRRRGRNGQEKERELLGCIGKFEAESANGTHERRQTQTPASPGKSLLRRSSDREESSSRGDSDGLETRGDVESDASKETVKERQNVTLLEEEGMASSILGHLGETEDEEDDGARNSLLTSRLLAPAAATREHAGTCSFLLSQAQDAKEERIGGSREDMQGDARGRAGCGEGLKRAQERPTGEKTEGKEQQRHSDEDGREGEHGRPIEDRKEETRDGEEEGENAQAYVENEPHASGEKEQDGGNREGLDELPREPGRPEHAVETESFKAESETDGKDTKRDGSGEDRRIRQEASRPSSSLQQSHFSSQAFSYPDEGSACSLADWISSTTDKEAPAAARRKRGRDDPSASQATLSDGLPADFLPFSAVGEDAFPSAGLAGTADGAADAPRRRPQETAFRCASSSTFASLSSLRSHECLQSEEDSGRFSIPRSSSLWDGAEKTNPEDPVLPAAPSRLNDAKIQMKIHAEEELEADAKGGEIKVEDGESEEHGEEVHVDEKEKAGRKGNEMTAVSRDCSFSAATHRGDPPGLVGSFEERRLPALSEAQTRDESRAPLSSPVDERATGSPLSHAPFSPQSRLSESAAGRAAAASLLSAAESEDAKAAARDPGRMCEHPKHTNDEENEHGSKTAEPDNSPARSSSAVSSSVSASSASSSSVSSCCVASSVSETSESFGKTAHVKATVFERERQIAAQQKDEVERRLAGELRRAKRELAAALRRRREQEESHARQLSRLAARDAELKREAEETKAELARVLREQAKREDQEEQGRRGNEDNVDGKSEAGCRQRHGRGCDSVGEETSAGSRKTAVRGRSVSAEGNEDETKEVSRREKRETRRGDRIPLGKSFERETKRVADRQALQRESGKKGRDSPRGSGADRGESPFETEDRPDADRAACGAASPAAEKGKEENGANQRDKPLSWFAAAARQERKGTREFETSAKNERRGASFPEWCCFSCEDTEESEEHPERTTPPVSEKDVSSPYEGPSSRSSEAHAVCESGAAIRERGADGFSNAGEFEKYVKAEWRAIAKQRRLLSSWQRELEMHETRLQEVQRSLQESDSFLRSRLVAFQLETAEAERSRKALETQLHARQLAISARLSEVEAREAAVKQREEEGDARDRRREAERIEDEARREREQRAFEERRETQRREDDARREREKREKEAAEARAKAVGDREEELQRKYLQLVSFEREIRARETRFAEDEQRRREEEAAVAVLRQEAASQQARLAAASEALETREREMQEEVQDLKEELAVHLAMLSEKEREVQAARERDARERERLNMQMLDERQKEKEEREANLRDRAAWRQQKEEEEAKLQKREEACAEKTAQLDKLKETVHRVSCGSKRRRMHLHPMHALLGENNNKNSKVHLRRVPALSAFLVEFRKKTTRAEKQSA